In Cytobacillus oceanisediminis, the following proteins share a genomic window:
- the rnr gene encoding ribonuclease R, with product MENNIQQLIEKLLHYMKDEAYKPLTVQELEAAFGIEDSTGFKDFVKALVVMEEKGLVVRTRSNRYGLPEKMNLIRGKLSGHAKGFAFVIPEEQGMDDIFIPPNETNNALNGDIVLARVTTESSGQRREGTIVRILERGVTQIVGTYTESKHFGFVIPDDKKFASDIFIPKSASKGAVEGHKVVVKLTTYPEGRKSAEGEVIDILGHKNDPGVDILSVIHKHGLPLEFPDEVLKHAEETPDTIDPSELENRRDLRNEVIVTIDGADAKDLDDAVMVQKLENGHYRLGVHIADVTYYVREDSPIDREAEERATSVYLVDRVIPMIPHRLSNGICSLNPKVDRLTLSCEMEITPDGEVVNHEIFQSVIKTTERMTYSDVNKILEEQDEELINRYQPLVPMFELMKELSLILRKKRMHRGAIDFDFKEAKVIVDEEGNPTEVALRERSIAERLIEEFMLAANETVAEHFHWMDVPFIYRIHEDPKEDKLRRFFEFITNFGYIVKGTANSVHPRALQEIIEEVQGKPEEMVVSTVMLRSMQQAKYYEESLGHFGLSTEFYTHFTSPIRRYPDLIVHRLIRTYLIEGKLDQATREKWNVQLPDIAEHSSNMERRAVEAERETDELKKAEYMADKIGEEYDGIISSVTNFGMFVELPNTIEGLIHVSYMTDDYYRYDERQMAMIGERTGNVFRIGDEITVRVVNVNKDERSIDFEIVGMKGTRRREPREAPKVFKTGSTEKKPRRSKTEQGKGNSSGGQRKKKEKKHYENAPKAKRKKKKR from the coding sequence CCATTGACGGTTCAGGAGCTTGAAGCTGCGTTTGGAATAGAGGATTCCACTGGCTTCAAAGATTTCGTCAAGGCACTTGTTGTCATGGAGGAAAAAGGGCTTGTCGTCAGGACGAGAAGCAATCGCTACGGCTTGCCGGAAAAAATGAATTTGATCCGCGGCAAGCTTTCCGGCCACGCAAAGGGATTTGCCTTTGTCATTCCGGAAGAGCAGGGAATGGATGATATTTTTATCCCGCCCAATGAAACAAATAATGCCTTAAATGGCGATATCGTTCTTGCGCGTGTGACGACTGAGAGTTCAGGACAGAGGCGGGAAGGTACGATTGTCCGCATCTTAGAACGCGGTGTGACACAAATTGTCGGAACCTATACGGAAAGCAAGCATTTTGGATTTGTTATCCCGGATGATAAAAAGTTTGCCAGTGATATTTTTATCCCCAAATCAGCATCAAAAGGTGCTGTTGAAGGGCACAAGGTCGTTGTAAAACTGACCACTTATCCAGAAGGCAGAAAGAGTGCAGAAGGAGAAGTTATCGACATACTTGGGCATAAAAACGACCCGGGTGTGGATATTCTATCTGTTATTCACAAGCATGGCCTTCCGCTGGAGTTTCCGGATGAGGTGCTTAAGCATGCCGAGGAAACGCCGGATACGATTGATCCAAGCGAACTGGAAAACCGCCGGGATCTTAGAAACGAAGTCATCGTTACCATTGACGGTGCTGATGCGAAAGACCTTGATGACGCGGTAATGGTCCAAAAGCTTGAAAACGGCCATTACAGACTGGGTGTCCATATTGCGGATGTTACTTATTATGTGCGCGAAGACTCACCAATCGACCGGGAGGCGGAAGAGCGGGCAACCTCCGTGTATTTAGTGGACCGGGTAATCCCGATGATACCGCATCGCTTATCAAACGGCATCTGCTCATTGAATCCGAAAGTGGACCGTCTTACTCTTTCTTGTGAGATGGAAATCACACCGGATGGGGAAGTCGTGAATCACGAGATTTTCCAGAGTGTGATTAAAACAACGGAACGGATGACTTATTCAGATGTGAATAAGATTTTAGAAGAGCAGGACGAAGAACTTATCAACAGGTACCAACCGCTTGTGCCGATGTTCGAGTTGATGAAGGAGCTTTCTCTGATTTTACGTAAAAAGAGAATGCATCGCGGAGCCATCGACTTTGATTTTAAAGAGGCAAAAGTCATTGTGGATGAAGAGGGCAATCCGACAGAAGTGGCATTGCGTGAACGCTCGATTGCGGAGCGCCTGATTGAAGAGTTCATGCTCGCAGCCAATGAAACTGTTGCTGAGCACTTCCATTGGATGGATGTACCTTTCATTTACCGTATCCATGAAGACCCGAAGGAAGATAAGCTGAGAAGATTTTTCGAGTTTATCACGAACTTTGGCTATATTGTAAAAGGAACAGCCAATTCCGTTCACCCGCGTGCCCTTCAGGAAATCATTGAAGAGGTTCAGGGAAAGCCGGAAGAAATGGTTGTATCCACAGTGATGCTCCGCTCCATGCAGCAGGCGAAATATTATGAAGAGAGCCTAGGCCATTTCGGGTTATCAACAGAGTTTTACACACACTTCACATCACCGATTCGCCGTTACCCGGACTTAATTGTCCACAGACTAATCCGCACCTATTTAATTGAAGGCAAGCTGGATCAGGCGACAAGGGAAAAGTGGAATGTACAGCTCCCGGATATTGCTGAGCATTCTTCCAATATGGAGCGCCGTGCAGTGGAAGCGGAACGCGAAACAGATGAGCTTAAGAAAGCGGAATATATGGCTGATAAAATTGGCGAAGAATATGATGGAATCATCAGTTCTGTTACGAATTTTGGAATGTTTGTCGAGCTTCCAAACACGATTGAAGGCCTTATTCATGTCAGCTATATGACGGATGATTATTACCGCTATGACGAGCGCCAGATGGCGATGATTGGGGAGCGTACTGGCAATGTGTTCCGCATAGGCGACGAGATCACTGTTCGTGTCGTCAATGTAAATAAAGACGAACGTTCGATTGATTTTGAAATCGTCGGCATGAAGGGAACCCGCAGACGGGAACCACGTGAAGCTCCAAAGGTGTTCAAGACAGGCAGCACCGAGAAAAAGCCGCGCAGAAGTAAGACTGAACAGGGAAAAGGAAACAGTTCAGGCGGCCAGAGAAAGAAAAAAGAGAAAAAGCATTACGAAAATGCGCCAAAAGCAAAGCGTAAGAAAAAGAAGAGGTAA